A single Nerophis ophidion isolate RoL-2023_Sa linkage group LG26, RoL_Noph_v1.0, whole genome shotgun sequence DNA region contains:
- the LOC133543782 gene encoding zinc finger protein OZF-like — protein MCQRAIVKYEEELCPTKEEKERQHQLLDAVFKKHQVVLHRRDVQQPPHMKEEEEDPQPPHIKEEEEEVWISQEGECLLGQEEANVSKFPLTVVSVKTEEHEDKAAESSQLHHSPNVQQVSAESHEEISSKQQEWSSSVGQKELQAPSHIKEEEEEPWEQPQRLEEANDEDEAQSLQLHHSQSEENRGAELVSQHITEADGEHCEDIKSEPDSIFAPLSDMDHMMSDSSDHSDHIQKPLERKNDTKGDTRHHTNNKHFDCSQCGKSFRHKSHFTRHMGIHTGEKPFTCSVCKKSFTRKLDITRHMRTHTGEKPFTCSVCKKSFSRKKNMNTHMRTHTGEKHFTCSVCKKSFSRKQHMTRHMRTHTGEKPFACSACAKRFNTKYEIISHMRTHTGEKPFSCTVCVKMFRFKSQVSRHKCVTVMEAAGI, from the exons acgtccagcagccccctcacatgaaagaggaagaggaggatccacagcccccccacattaaagaggaagaggaggaagtgtggatcagccaggagggagagtgtcttctaggacagGAGGAGGCtaatgtcagcaagtttccactgactgttgtctctgtgaagactgaagagcatgaagacaaagcagctgagtcctcacagcttcatcacagtccaa acgtccagcaggtgtcagcagagagtcatgaagagatatcctccaagcagcaggagtggagctccagtgtgggacagaaggagctacaggccccctcccacattaaagaggaagaggaggaaccgTGGGAGCAGCCTCAAAGGTTGGAGGAggctaatgatgaagatgaagctcagtccttacagcttcatcacagtcaaagtgaggagaacagaggggcggagcttgtaagtcaacacatcacagaagctgatggagagcattgtgaagatataaagtcagaaccagacagcatctttgctccactgtcagacatggaccacatgatgtcagactcttctgatcacagtgaccacatccaaaaacctttggagaggAAAAATGACactaaaggtgatacgagacatcacactaacaacaaacactttgactgctctcaatgtgggaaatcatttagacacaAGAGTCATTTTACAAGACACATGGGAATACATACTggggagaaaccttttacttgctctgtttgtaagaagagtttcacCAGAAAGCTTGACattaccagacacatgagaacacacaccggagagaaaccttttacttgctctgtttgtaagaagagtttttccagaaagaaaaacatgaacacacacatgagaacacatactggagagaaacattttacttgctctgtttgcaagaagagtttctccagaaagcaacacatgaccagacacatgagaacacacactggagagaaaccttttgccTGCTCAGCTTGTGCTAAACGATTCAACACTAAGTATGAAATTATAtcacatatgagaacacacactggagagaaaccgtttagttgcactgtgtgtgtTAAGATGTTCAGGTTTAAGAGTCAGGTCAGTagacacaagtgtgtaacagtcatggaagctgcagggatttaa